The Aspergillus nidulans FGSC A4 chromosome VIII genome contains the following window.
ATCTGCTCCGCCCTCTCTCGATTCCTGTCCCTCCTCTCTCACGTCTCCCCCAGTCGCATCCGGTCCTGCACCGCCACCACTACCTCCGTGAGGGTGGTTTGGGTCATGGTCCAcgccttcaacatcctccatggtttcatcgtcatcaccattGGATGGGCCTTTTGGGATAGTCGCAATCTCCCTTTCCACATCAAACTCTTCGCCTTGCAGAAGCTTGTTAACAATCCAACCCAGCTTAAGGTCCCTTGCACTCCAGAAAGCCGGATCGGCATTCTCATGTTGGGATTTGGATTGAAGCCAGAAGAGATACCGCTGGGAACTTGATGAGAATTTGAGGACGTAAATTCGGCCATTCGTGGGTTTGCTGTCTGCGCGGTAGGGCGTAAATGTCGCATCAGAAGGAACCATCACCAGGTCTAACTCAGGTTCTGTGTGGGGAGCACTTCGAGGGCGCCAGCAAAAATGAATCAATTCATCTTCGGAATAGAGGTAAAGGTATCCGGGTGTCGGCTGAGGTTTGGCATGGACACCCGAGGACTGAGTCTACAAATGGATGACTTCTAGTTAGTTACATGAGCTTAGAGGCCATGGTGTTGACGCATTGACAAACTCACCTCGAGGTCACAGATACCCGCCTTGAATGTGATAATTGGCGTTATAGACATTCTCGCGAtggacaaagaagaaatgttTATGAAGAGAGGATGATTTCCTAGTGTTTCGATTATTGCAAGTATCTAAGTCCACGTCGACGACGTGGTGTGGTTGAAGCAGCAAACGTGAGGAAGATACGTCAGCTCGAGAGCTCCAGAGTCCAGGTCTCAGAAGCGGAAGTGTGTTGGCTCGGGGAGCTCGAGACCGACTGCGCGTTTTGCTTTTGCGGGTAGCCGTACCTGATGCCTCAGGCCATAGTGGCGACCTATCAGTAGGATCCCGAATTGGCACTAGCGCCTTTCGGCTAACTGATAGGGCTTGCGTTCCCACAAACCTCACCACTCCGCCTTTGGACAGTGAGTCGACCGTCACACACcaatctcaacaaccacccGCCGTCGACAACCACCCCCTACTTCTTTTCaggtcttcttcgtcatcagCAGCCAAAATGTCGGACGTTGGCACGACGAAGCAGTTTGGAAAGGCCCAGAGGCTTGTGCCGTCCCAGAAGGCCCAGAAATGGTATCCTGTTGATGACGAGTCGCAGCCCAAGAAAGTCAGTACACCCCGTGCAGATACGAATGCAATTGTCGGAAGGAATGGAGGATGCGGTTTCATATGGACGATTGCGATGGTTGCGCCGCGTCAATGGACTAGGCGGCAAATGATGGATTGGGATACTAGACGGAACATGAATCATAATGAAACCGCATTCTCCGGCATTCATGACAAGAACAATTTGCATAATTGAAATCGCTATGGGATCAGGATTCTGACATGGTTTTCGCTCTGTTGAACAGGTCCGCAAGGCTATTCGTCCCACCAAGCTCAGGGAGAGCCTCCAGCCCGGTAccgtcctcatcctcctcgccggtCGCTTCCGTGGCAAGCGCGTTGTCCTCCTCAAGCACCTTGACCAGGGTGTCCTCCTCGTTACCGGTCCCTTCAAGATCAACGGTGTCCCCCTCCGACGGGTGAACGCTCGCTACGTCATCGCTACCAGCACGCGCATCGACATCAGCGGTGTTGACAGCCAGACCATCGAGAAGGTTTCCGCCCCCGGCTACTTcaccaaggagaagaagaacgagaagaagaccgAGGAGGCTTTCTTCAAGCAGGGAGAAAAGCCTGAGGTACGTTATCCTAATCCGCCTTGGATAGACGACAATTGAGCTCTGCGTGATCAATGTCCGCTCTTTAGTTAACTAATCAACTAACTTTGCTGTCATCTACAGAAG
Protein-coding sequences here:
- a CDS encoding uncharacterized protein (transcript_id=CADANIAT00001459), whose product is MSITPIITFKAGICDLETQSSGVHAKPQPTPGYLYLYSEDELIHFCWRPRSAPHTEPELDLVMVPSDATFTPYRADSKPTNGRIYVLKFSSSSQRYLFWLQSKSQHENADPAFWSARDLKLGWIVNKLLQGEEFDVEREIATIPKGPSNGDDDETMEDVEGVDHDPNHPHGGSGGGAGPDATGGDVREEGQESREGGADGGRAAAVDSDASAVVQNFLRSFGGNQSQQAEQPFTTLQDLLSPSTTLPFLDTLNVEGVDNLLKFLPQELLILALQMEDQLASQQRPETAQEVLDALNLSQKRNILRKILRSPQFTQSLASLTVAIRDGGLPSISEALKIPVENGGFMRRGGVPLGGGDAMKAFIQGVRDYVKDSTQGNRMETD
- a CDS encoding 60S ribosomal protein eL6 (transcript_id=CADANIAT00001460) gives rise to the protein MSDVGTTKQFGKAQRLVPSQKAQKWYPVDDESQPKKVRKAIRPTKLRESLQPGTVLILLAGRFRGKRVVLLKHLDQGVLLVTGPFKINGVPLRRVNARYVIATSTRIDISGVDSQTIEKVSAPGYFTKEKKNEKKTEEAFFKQGEKPEKKVVASARASDQKAVDQSILASIKKEAFLGSYLAATFSLRNGDKPHEMKW